A genomic window from Halogeometricum borinquense DSM 11551 includes:
- a CDS encoding M24 family metallopeptidase has protein sequence MATQLPPSEFSARLDAIRGRLADTDADAAVWFGATSIEYLTGFHHIQTERPVVLAVTDARVEITVPRLEVERVQDNPRIDEVRHYFDYPGGDPIKTAASMLSELGVDSVVADSDGAPGTMGYEGPALSEFVEVEKQAWVTRMRWEKTDAEVDLIRESAKWANLGHRYLTDYTEVGAHPATVSQRASMEASRAMLDTLGDRYSVRVRGSGPVHAGYISGRETALPHGHTPNERLSEGDVLITGASANVDGYHSELERTMFVGEPTSEDVHYFELMLEAQTIAIDALGPGVELAYVDEQVNDYFEEQGVLDLAQHHVGHNIGLGGHEPPYIDTGWDEHCASEHTEMTETDATMAPGHVYTIEPGLYTERAGYRHSDTVAVTESGTEMLTFFPRDLESNIIR, from the coding sequence ATGGCAACGCAACTCCCACCCTCTGAGTTCTCGGCGCGACTCGATGCGATTCGGGGACGACTGGCCGACACAGACGCCGATGCAGCCGTCTGGTTCGGTGCGACGAGTATCGAGTATCTCACCGGATTCCACCATATTCAGACCGAACGCCCCGTCGTCCTCGCCGTCACGGACGCCCGCGTCGAGATTACGGTTCCCCGACTGGAGGTCGAACGCGTCCAGGATAATCCCCGCATCGATGAGGTCCGTCACTACTTCGACTATCCCGGCGGCGACCCGATCAAGACGGCGGCGTCGATGCTGTCGGAACTCGGTGTAGACTCGGTCGTCGCAGACAGCGACGGCGCACCCGGAACGATGGGCTATGAGGGACCGGCCCTCTCGGAGTTCGTCGAGGTGGAGAAACAGGCGTGGGTCACGCGCATGCGCTGGGAGAAAACGGACGCGGAGGTAGACCTCATCCGCGAATCGGCCAAGTGGGCCAACCTCGGCCACCGATATCTCACGGACTACACCGAAGTCGGCGCACACCCCGCGACTGTCTCTCAACGCGCTTCGATGGAGGCCTCGCGTGCGATGCTGGACACGCTGGGTGATCGCTACTCGGTCCGCGTTCGCGGCAGCGGCCCGGTCCACGCAGGGTACATCAGCGGCCGGGAGACGGCGCTCCCACACGGCCACACGCCTAACGAACGCCTCTCGGAGGGCGACGTGCTGATCACGGGGGCGTCGGCGAATGTGGACGGCTATCACTCCGAACTCGAACGGACGATGTTCGTCGGCGAACCCACGTCCGAAGACGTTCACTACTTCGAACTCATGCTGGAGGCACAGACCATCGCCATCGATGCTCTCGGTCCCGGCGTCGAACTCGCCTACGTTGACGAACAGGTCAACGACTACTTCGAAGAACAGGGGGTCCTTGACTTGGCCCAGCACCACGTCGGTCACAATATCGGCCTCGGCGGCCACGAACCGCCGTACATCGACACCGGGTGGGACGAACACTGCGCTTCCGAACACACGGAGATGACCGAGACGGACGCGACGATGGCTCCCGGCCACGTCTACACCATCGAACCCGGTCTCTACACCGAGAGAGCGGGCTACCGTCACTCCGACACTGTCGCCGTTACCGAGAGCGGAACGGAGATGCTCACGTTCTTCCCCCGCGACTTAGAATCGAACATCATTCGGTAG
- a CDS encoding peroxiredoxin family protein, with the protein MSLNGTDAPDFTLASTNGADVTLSKTLDDGPTVILINRGHWCSFCAEQLQTFSEISYDLWFHDGVDILPIVTDPIGPVTEMRDRYDLGIQLLADPDGTVAEQYSGTEQTSHGLTGISATYVVDEEGVVQYEQVADHPADRTYGNWVRYFIRNGYEDPFEG; encoded by the coding sequence ATGAGTCTGAACGGGACGGACGCCCCCGATTTCACGTTGGCGAGTACGAACGGAGCAGACGTAACGCTCTCAAAAACGCTGGACGACGGTCCGACGGTCATCCTCATCAACCGCGGTCACTGGTGTAGTTTCTGCGCGGAGCAACTCCAGACGTTCTCCGAAATCTCATACGACCTCTGGTTCCACGACGGCGTAGACATCCTACCCATCGTCACCGATCCAATCGGGCCGGTGACGGAGATGCGGGACCGCTACGACCTCGGGATTCAACTGTTAGCTGATCCTGACGGAACGGTGGCAGAGCAGTACAGCGGAACCGAGCAGACGAGTCACGGCTTGACAGGTATCTCTGCAACGTACGTCGTAGACGAGGAGGGCGTCGTACAGTACGAACAGGTCGCAGACCATCCCGCCGACCGGACGTACGGAAACTGGGTTCGGTACTTCATCCGCAACGGCTACGAAGACCCGTTCGAGGGATAA